From Macrobrachium rosenbergii isolate ZJJX-2024 chromosome 55, ASM4041242v1, whole genome shotgun sequence, a single genomic window includes:
- the LOC136835451 gene encoding uncharacterized protein, producing MQSDSRPVRMEFSPLGLWQGAVFMVLWIAYGSTYLLRKPLGVIKDDLEIGLNVSPTSLGWVDTALLLPYAVISLVLGSLGDLFGPRVTLAGGLILSAAATVPMTVCHSLVPLLVLLVFSGAGQSLCWPAACSLLSKWFPDDARNSVFGMFGTCCFVGGLAGTGLAVYLQVQYGWRGVFLPPAAIVAIMGILVLFVGFDPADRGLVVPGRAASQQETLNKKSSSKSSFTTVWRIPLVPEISIAMFCVKAVRFALMFWLPLYFLRHLGYSKINAGLASTAFEVGGVVGSAMVGVVVDRWMGGKAILASAIGIGGSALMLVVFMVTASWGPIFHALFLAIAGAFNCGPDVLLAGSVASDIGEREGGASSAVTGVVNGMGSMGTVVEGPLVAAAAAWFGWSSLVPLMIILSSVGAASALRANVKHIKLHGRVKVPAGIETA from the coding sequence ATGCAGTCTGATTCCAGACCAGTAAGGATGGAGTTTAGTCCACTGGGTTTGTGGCAGGGAGCTGTCTTCATGGTTTTATGGATTGCCTATGGCTCAACCTACCTTCTAAGAAAGCCTTTGGGAGTTATCAAAGATGACTTAGAGATTGGACTCAATGTAAGCCCTACCAGCCTTGGTTGGGTAGACACTGCATTACTGCTCCCTTATGCTGTTATTTCCTTGGTGTTAGGATCTTTGGGTGATTTATTTGGTCCTCGCGTCACATTAGCTGGAGGTCTTATCCTTTCAGCTGCTGCTACAGTTCCCATGACTGTTTGTCACTCTCTTGTACCTTTGTTAGTTTTGTTAGTATTTAGTGGAGCTGGTCAGTCACTGTGTTGGCCAGCTGCCTGCTCACTTCTGTCAAAGTGGTTTCCAGATGATGCTCGTAACTCTGTCTTTGGCATGTTTGGAACATGCTGCTTTGTTGGAGGTCTGGCAGGTACAGGTCTTGCTGTGTACCTACAAGTTCAGTATGGATGGCGTGGTGTATTTTTGCCCCCAGCAGCAATTGTTGCAATCATGGGGATATTAGTGTTGTTTGTGGGTTTTGATCCAGCAGATCGTGGTTTAGTTGTTCCAGGAAGAGCTGCTTCTCAAcaggaaactttgaataaaaaatcatCGAGTAAATCTTCTTTTACAACAGTGTGGAGAATTCCACTTGTACCAGAAATCTCAATTGCCATGTTTTGTGTGAAAGCAGTCCGCTTTGCTCTCATGTTTTGGCTACCTCTCTATTTCTTACGTCATCTAGGGTATTCCAAAATTAATGCAGGTTTGGCATCAACAGCTTTTGAAGTAGGTGGTGTTGTGGGAAGTGCCATGGTTGGAGTGGTAGTTGACCGTTGGATGGGTGGCAAAGCTATTTTAGCCAGTGCCATAGGGATTGGTGGATCTGCTCTGATGCTTGTTGTGTTTATGGTAACAGCATCTTGGGGGCCAATCTTTCATGCTTTATTTTTGGCAATAGCTGGTGCATTCAACTGCGGTCCTGATGTACTGCTTGCTGGTTCAGTTGCTTCTGACATTGGTGAACGTGAAGGTGGAGCATCATCTGCAGTAACTGGGGTAGTAAATGGTATGGGATCCATGGGAACAGTTGTTGAAGGTCCACTTGTTGCTGCAGCAGCTGCTTGGTTTGGGTGGTCTTCTCTAGTCCCTCTTATGATTATATTGTCTTCTGTAGGAGCAGCTTCTGCTCTCAGAGCCAACGTTAAACATATCAAGCTACATGGTCGAGTGAAGGTTCCAGCGGGAATAGAAActgcataa